The sequence CTCATGTCGATGAACAGCTTTGGACACCTCTTCCGCGTCACCACCTGGGGCGAGAGCCACGGGCCCGCGCTTGGCGCCACCGTCGACGGCTGCCCGCCGAATGTGCCGCTGGAGCCGGAAATGCTGCAGCAGTGGCTCGACAAGCGCCGCCCAGGCCAGAACAAGAACACCACCCAGCGCAATGAGCCGGACGCGGTGAAGATCCTGTCCGGCGTGTTCGACGGCATGTCCACCGGCACGCCGATCCAGCTGATGATCGAAAACACCGATCAGCGCTCCAAGGATTACGGAGAGATTTCCCAGACCTTCCGTCCGGGCCATGCCGACATCACCTATTTCCAGAAATACGGCAACCGCGACTACCGCGGCGGCGGCCGCTCCTCTGCCCGCGAAACGGCAGCGCGGGTGGCAGCCGGCGGTGTTGCACGTGAAGCAATCAAGGCGCTGGTGCCGGGGCTGGAGATCAAGGGCTACATGACCCGAATGGGCGAGCTGGAGATCGACCGCAGCCGCTTTGACTGGGGCGCGATTGACCAGAACGATTTCTGGATCCCCGACGCAGGCGCGGTGCAGGAGTGGGAAGACTACCTGCAGCGCCTGCGTAAAGACCACGACTCGGTGGGCGCCGTAGTTGAGGTCGTCGCCCGCGGCGTTCCCGCCGGCATCGGCGCGCCGGTTTATGGCAAGCTGGACACCGATCTGGCCGCCGCGATGATGTCGATCAACGCCGTGAAGGGCGTGGAAATCGGCGAGGGCATGAATGCCGCACGCCTCAAAGGTTCGGAAAACGCTGATGAGATCTTCATGGGTGAAAACGGCCCCGAGTACTCTTCCAACCACGCCGGCGGCATCCTGGGCGGGATCTCCACCGGGCAGGACGTGGTGGTGCGCTTTGCGGTGAAGCCGACCTCCTCGATTCTTACCCCGCGCAAGTCGATCCGCAAGGACGGCTCCGCCACCGAGGTGATCAC is a genomic window of Leisingera caerulea DSM 24564 containing:
- the aroC gene encoding chorismate synthase, with translation MSMNSFGHLFRVTTWGESHGPALGATVDGCPPNVPLEPEMLQQWLDKRRPGQNKNTTQRNEPDAVKILSGVFDGMSTGTPIQLMIENTDQRSKDYGEISQTFRPGHADITYFQKYGNRDYRGGGRSSARETAARVAAGGVAREAIKALVPGLEIKGYMTRMGELEIDRSRFDWGAIDQNDFWIPDAGAVQEWEDYLQRLRKDHDSVGAVVEVVARGVPAGIGAPVYGKLDTDLAAAMMSINAVKGVEIGEGMNAARLKGSENADEIFMGENGPEYSSNHAGGILGGISTGQDVVVRFAVKPTSSILTPRKSIRKDGSATEVITKGRHDPCVGIRAVPVAEAMMACVVLDHLLLHRGQIGENQGRIG